A single window of Plectropomus leopardus isolate mb chromosome 12, YSFRI_Pleo_2.0, whole genome shotgun sequence DNA harbors:
- the LOC121951268 gene encoding integrin alpha-6-like — SDNVCQSNLQMKYRYGYMTADGDTFTPLDLQDNVPVIELSNQKDIALEVKVTNMNGDDAHEASLVASFPRSLTYSAYHVPPEKQVTCVANRNGSQVDCELGNPFKRDSETTFYIILSTSGISTDTKEVEIDLQLETTSSQGKIAPVKAKAKVNIVLQLSVSGVAQPSQVYFSGQARAETAMKTENDIGSAITHQFRIINLGKGLKDYGTATLNINWPKKTDKGGWLLYLMKISATGVEQLECSPNAEVNPLQTETSNKRTRRAAGNTQGTNEGTISRLLDNKNFETLSCGKGAKCVMISCPLRGMGSNAIITVKSRLWNSTFLKDYSKLHRVEVIVPASLHIDSTTKNTVVHAETQVRLTVFPERRADKYGGGVPWWIIVLTILLLLMLLALLAFLLWKCGLFGKKNKQHLSE; from the exons AGTGACAATGTTTGTCAGAGCAACTTGCAGATGAAATATCGCTACGGCTACATGACAGCTGACGGAGACACGTTCACTCCATTAGATCT gCAGGACAACGTGCCGGTGATCGAGCTCAGCAACCAGAAGGACATCGCTTTGGAGGTCAAAGTGACAAATATGAACGGAGATGATGCGCATGAGGCCTCTTTGGTCGCCTCATTCCCACGCTCCCTAACCTACTCCGCTTACCACGTTCCACCT GAGAAGCAGGTAACCTGTGTGGCCAATAGAAACGGTTCCCAGGTTGATTGTGAGCTTGGAAACCCGTTCAAACGTGACTcagag ACAACCTTCTACATTATTCTGAGCACATCAGGCATCTCTACTGACACTAAAGAAGTGGAGATTGATCTTCAGCTAGAAAC GACAAGCAGCCAGGGGAAAATAGCCCCTGTTAAAGCGAAGGCAAAGGTGAACATCGTATTGCAGCTGTCTGTATCAGG AGTTGCCCAGCCATCTCAGGTCTACTTTTCAGGACAGGCCAGAGCTGAGACAGCCATgaagactgaaaatgacattggCAGTGCCATCACACACCAGTTCAGA ATAATTAATCTAGGAAAAGGCTTGAAAGACTATGGCACTGCCACCCTCAACATCAACTGGCCAAAAAAGACGGATAAAGGAGGGTGGCTGCTCTACCTGATGAAGATTAGCGCCACTGGAGTGGAACAGTTGGAGTGCTCTCCTAATGCAGAGGTCAACCCTCTACAGACG GAGACAAGTAACAAGAGGACGCGAAGAGCAGCAGGAAACACCCAGGGAACTAATGAGGGCACGATTTCACGACTACTTGACAATAAGAACTTTGAAACTCTG TCTTGTGGCAAGGGGGCAAAATGTGTGATGATAAGCTGCCCCCTGCGGGGCATGGGCAGTAATGCAATCATCACTGTCAAGTCTCGCCTCTGGAACAGCACCTTCTTAAAG GATTATTCCAAGCTCCATCGTGTGGAGGTGATAGTGCCGGCTTCTCTGCATATCGATAGCACAACGAAGAACACAGTGGTGCATGCCGAGACACAg GTGAGACTGACAGTGTTCCCAGAGAGGCGCGCGGACAAGTACGGAGGAGGAGTGCCATGGTGGATCATCGTGCTGACCATCCTGTTATTGCTAATGTTGTTGGCCCTGTTGGCTTTCCTCCTGTGGAAG TGTGGACTCTTTGGAAAGAAGAATAAACAGCACCTTTCAGAATAA
- the LOC121951267 gene encoding integrin alpha-6-like — MEQSQSRQSLLLFLLSDFAVGAPYDDNNAGKVYIYHGAVTGLSSETAAQVLSGKSFGVKQFGYSLAGNMDLDKNSYPDLAVGSLSDSVFVFKSRPVIDIKKEITFTPKEIDLTKKNCGNNFCLEVETCLTYTASPENYTPKLTVEYSLEADADHKKSGLIPRAILTDSKGTITINSKGKKECFKRELTIPENIRDKLRGIPIDVSVDIKEAKRKRRQSSTQPQPVLDPKKSSPTRSMLNFRKEGCGSDNVCQSNLQMKYRYGYMTADGDTFTPLDLQDNIITCHHHGACVFCNDSLDESQGQQDTETRLGTDQHINTLPH; from the exons ATGGAGCAGTCACAG TCCCGGCAGtcactgttgttgttcttgctgtcagattttgcagtggGAGCTCCTTATGATGACAATAATGCAGGCAAAGTTTACATCTACCATGGAGCAGTCACAGGTCTCAGCTCTGAAACAGCTGCACAG GTTCTGTCAGGCAAGTCTTTTGGAGTGAAGCAGTTTGGCTACTCTTTGGCAGGCAACATGGACCTGGATAAGAACTCCTACCCTGACCTGGCTGTCGGATccctctctgactctgtctttgtcttcaa ATCGCGTCCTGTTATTGACATCAAGAAGGAAATCACGTTCACACCTAAGGAAATCGACCTCACCAAGAAGAACTGTGGCAACAACTTCTG CTTGGAGGTTGAGACATGCCTCACTTACACTGCCAGTCCCGAAAACTACACTCCCAAATTGA CGGTGGAATACTCCCTTGAGGCGGATGCTGACCACAAAAAGAGCGGTCTTATCCCCCGGGCGATCCTTACTGATTCCAAAGGGACCATCACCATTaacagcaaaggaaaaaaagagtgcTTTAAACGTGAACTTACAATACCG GAAAATATTCGAGACAAGCTGCGCGGAATCCCCATCGATGTGTCCGTGGACATCAAGGAGGCAAAGCGTAAACGCAGGCAGAGCTCCACTCAACCGCAACCTGTCCTGGACCCCAAAAAGTCATCGCCAACTCGCTCGATG ttgAATTTTAGGAAGGAGGGGTGTGGCAGTGACAATGTTTGTCAGAGCAACTTGCAGATGAAATATCGCTACGGCTACATGACAGCTGACGGAGACACGTTCACTCCATTAGATCT gCAGGACAAC ATCATTACATGCCATCACCACGGGGCCTGTGTCTTCTGTAATGACTCATTAGATGAGTCACAGGGCCAGCAGGACACAGAGACCAGACTGGGCACAGACCAGCACATTAACACACTCCCTCACTAG